The following nucleotide sequence is from Juglans microcarpa x Juglans regia isolate MS1-56 chromosome 6D, Jm3101_v1.0, whole genome shotgun sequence.
attggGAGCCAGTGTTAAGTACTGTACATGATGATGTACCGTACGTAtcgaaaatattattttaaaaattactgtttacaaattatataataatattaattcctagcaatatacatatattatatatatatatatatatatcaggaagagtactatatataattttaacaaTTAAGAAGTTGTTATAATATTGGgtggtatgtatatatatagaaacgtTAATTTGACCGACGCCCTAACTTTCCTAGAAAGTAAGTCCTGATTGAATGAATTCGCTTGGAAAAGCGTGCCCAAAATCAAAGCGGGACCATTTCAGGAGTGTGAATGCGGGGAAAACTGATAGGACTACATAAGTTAAACTATGGCCACTGGCCAGGTACTTTCGTGGGCTCAATTTTCCAattaggaaaaaagaaaaaaaaaatggtgggaAAACTTTAAGCTAGCTTGGTACATACGCTGCATGTGGCCGAAACTGCACCTTGATCTTTTTCTTCGAAAAGACCGAACTTCGGAGATTTGTAATCAAGCCTTGTAGCTGCATGCATCTTATAATGTGCAAAGATTAGGTTTTGTTAGACTTAATATTGTTGGCTAAGTATTTATAATTAGGTTGATTAGAATATATAGATCACGTTTCaagtttatattataattacatgcATCATGCGCCAACGGTAAGGTCGTTGTTCCCATTAATTctataactaattaatttgatcaaagccaaaacagcccattaatctATTGGCCGGGAATTATTTGTCCCCCCTCCAAAAGTTTtcaatattgaataaaaattagattttaaaaggCACTTTTATATAAAGCTTGGAAAGTGGCTAGGAAGCAAgctgctaatatatatatatatatatatatatatatatgcatgcaggtATGTTTTTGGCAAATTATAGGTACTGTTGAGATCgatcaattaatatatatcgcACAAGCGCAAATACCCTTCAACGTGGTTGAGTTTCAAAGTCTCAAACATTAGTTTTGGACGCAGATTTGAGGAACCAGTATTTATATTAAACCAATTAAAAATGACACGTACGTAAGGCATGGCGCAATATTCTGTCCCGGCCCGTTTTTTAACGTTGAATTTTCATGCAAGGATCAAGCAAATTAATACTGCATGAAAGTGATCAGGAttgttaaaaaacaaaagagtagTTATGGCCGCTGGATTAACATACGCTAGCTAGCGGCGCCAAACGTACAATAGGATAATCCCATGCAAAGCCCTAGatccaaattaattaagaaagacTCGtgctaaaacaaaaaattttaaatgaggctagctagctactagATTTTAACATGACATAATCacttaatatatatcattaattatatTCTGAAAGAATTGTAGGCTTTTCTTACTCatcaatgcatgcatatataggttctatcatcattataaataaACTTATATAACATTACCTTATATGATCttaaactttattttaatttttcttttccaaaatgcACTTATAATTAGgcatttataataatttttgggaCCTTGCTCTTTGGGGGGTCTTAAGCAACTGCTTAATGGCCTAACCATGCATTGAGCCGGCACTGATCAGTTGgtgcaagcatgcatgcatggtgtgAGCTGTGTGCATGAAACATGCTGTTTTTAGAAAGTTGATGGTGACTTACGTGGCTTTTATAGCTAGAGTCATATGATGATACGGAAATCAAAATAGATCTGGAAAAGAAAAGTGTTGAGCTTGGCATATATCATGGATGGACCTCGAATGGAACTTTGGTCCCTGGAAGATAGATGGGCATGTTTTGGCACATATGATATATCTCATTAATTCCACAGCGAGCGCTATGGTTGTTGTCTCGGTCAATCTTCCCTAGTGTTGGGAAAGGAGCAGTGATAATACACGTTGTAGGTAACAGTCAAAAAAGCTCAACTAATTCCTTGCGCGCAAAGCCAAGAATGATCAGCCTTTTCTgccaaaatcatattttattattacatttggTCTCTTGACTCTCTTCATGTTGTTCGAAGCCAATGAAAACGAATTAACCCCTACTTATTCCATCAATTTAATTTTGGGAATTCCTCACCACGTATCTAATTTCCTTCGTGTTCACTAGAACGTTAATTTGTATTCAAACAGTCAAAGAAAACGTTTTGTTATATCAATATGCAGTAAAAATCATAGTAGTACTATTCCTTATTTTGTGTTAAGAAATAAACGATAATTCAGTCCAAGGCAGTTGCTTTGAACTTATATATGTCTAAATTCCAAGCAATCGAGGCAGCACTGAGTTCCGAAGTTCGCTAGCTATCTGCGTCTTTCACAAGGTTAGTATATATATTCGATCCTCGACATTTACGTAGAAATTAAACGGAATTTTGTCGGGAGAAAGTGCCCCCGGCCCTGTTGATGTAGCAAAGGAGGCGGTGTGGGGCCGTgggggtggagagagagagatgcagagaaagaaatagTCAATGAACGTGTTTGAAGGTCTCTTTTCTCAGAGGTGGTCAAAAAAATTTGTTCATTTCCTCTCCTGTCAAATCAAATTGCgaacattattttttcaaaatcaactcaagaagtaaaaatttcaattaaaagTTGAAGATTCCAACTTTTTATATACTATACAAATATTACGTACGGAAAGTTGATCGATTATAAATAGCGGCCTTTAATCTGTATTTAAGGCAATGCAAACCAACAATTCCCAATACAcaattctcatatatataaacagcACAAACTAGGCAAGAGATTGAAGCTCATATACAGTACAAGCACTCGGCCTATTACCAAACTAGCTAGGAAAGAAAAGCTAATAGCCTAATATTATAGATCAGAGAAGCCATGCAACGCTCTTCTCTCCAGTTGGCTAAACGTGCCATTAAACCGGCCTGTGATGTTTTCATTAACCATAGAGGGATTGACACAAAGCGAACTTTAGCCACTTTGCTCTATGATCATCTCTCCCGGCACAACCTAAGTCCTTTCTTGGACAACAAGAACATGAAGCCGGGGGACAAACTGTTCGAAAAGATCGACAGTGCAATTCGTAGCTGCAAGATAGGCGTGGCTGTTTTTTCGCCTAACTACTGTAAGTCGTATTTTTGTCTTCATGAACTGGCTCTTTTCATGGAGTCAAAGAAGAAGGTCATTCCAATCTTTTGCGACGTTAAGCCATCTCAACTTTGCGTTCCAATTAATGGAGTATGTGCGGAGCAGGATCAGCTTCGGAGGTTTAGCTTGGCTGTCGAAGAGGCCAAGCAAACCGTTGGCATTAGTTTCGATTCCCTCAAGGGGTAAGAATAtattaattcttttgttttcagcGCATATTCAGACACGATGTATCTCATGCATTAATTTCTCTCATAATATAAGCATGAAGATCTTAATTAGTATTCATCTAATCGATTTCTGTTCATGCGCTTGCAGGAACTTTGCAGATGTTG
It contains:
- the LOC121235574 gene encoding TIR-only protein-like, whose amino-acid sequence is MQRSSLQLAKRAIKPACDVFINHRGIDTKRTLATLLYDHLSRHNLSPFLDNKNMKPGDKLFEKIDSAIRSCKIGVAVFSPNYCKSYFCLHELALFMESKKKVIPIFCDVKPSQLCVPINGVCAEQDQLRRFSLAVEEAKQTVGISFDSLKGNFADVVRSASETVIKTLIELENEEQMKLRK